In Pedobacter sp. WC2423, the following are encoded in one genomic region:
- a CDS encoding MerR family transcriptional regulator: MKRFSISDIESLIGIKAHTIRAWEARYNLVPPKRTATNIRYYEEEDLKDLLNIVTLNEKGYKISRIAKMDKAQINDLVLQLQADYNNDTVQVLRLSDAALKYDETAFAEILSGCIEELGLIDTMDLVLFPFMKKVGMLWQTGAIDPSHEHFASNLIRDRMIVEIDKISKPDRKDRKRFLLFLPEAEMHEIGLLFARYLLKRCGMDTLYLGQEIPYSDLKKVILHYKPDYAFIVLTSLNLGKDINKILTKVMDYMDVPLLVAGSLISEFDILLDDRLTPLKKVCEIVEFLDDL; this comes from the coding sequence GTGAAAAGATTCTCAATCAGCGATATAGAAAGCTTAATAGGCATTAAAGCGCATACAATCAGGGCTTGGGAGGCCCGGTATAATCTGGTGCCTCCAAAAAGAACGGCTACAAATATCAGATATTACGAAGAGGAAGACCTGAAGGATCTGCTTAATATTGTGACTTTGAATGAAAAAGGTTACAAAATCAGCCGCATTGCGAAAATGGATAAGGCACAGATCAATGACCTTGTGCTGCAATTACAAGCGGATTATAACAATGACACTGTACAGGTGCTGCGCCTTTCTGATGCCGCCTTAAAATATGACGAAACTGCATTTGCTGAAATTCTTTCTGGTTGTATTGAGGAGTTAGGCTTAATTGATACCATGGACCTTGTACTTTTTCCATTTATGAAAAAGGTTGGTATGTTGTGGCAAACTGGTGCTATAGATCCTTCACATGAACATTTTGCTTCCAATCTGATCAGGGACAGGATGATTGTGGAGATTGACAAGATCTCTAAGCCAGATAGAAAAGATCGTAAAAGATTCCTGTTATTCCTTCCGGAAGCCGAAATGCATGAGATAGGTTTACTCTTTGCCCGTTATTTACTCAAACGATGTGGCATGGATACACTGTATCTTGGACAGGAAATTCCCTATAGTGATCTGAAAAAAGTGATTTTACATTATAAACCTGATTACGCTTTTATTGTACTTACTTCTCTGAATCTTGGAAAAGACATCAATAAAATATTGACTAAGGTGATGGACTATATGGACGTGCCTCTGCTGGTTGCCGGCAGTTTAATCTCTGAATTTGACATACTTCTTGACGATAGGCTGACACCACTTAAAAAGGTTTGTGAAATCGTAGAATTTCTTGATGATTTATAG
- a CDS encoding DASH family cryptochrome, which translates to MESRKILVWFRNDLRLHDNEMLVEAISKSDSILPVYFFDPRHFECTAAEGNKAVHNRFQFLAESVSALRESLKKLGGNLLVITGTPEDHISALVEQYEIAEVYHHREVATEETMVSSNVEDLLWKLRINLKHFIGHTLYNKEDLPFPIKDIPDVFSQFKKKTERDAIVKDCFPAPEQINFVTVEDWGELPECGGAFLTNLSGGEEEGIKHLQELFAAGSEIYIRSSKAHAAQHTFTSKLSPWLAVGALSPRKVYWAVKNAEHQFGANSHFTQLILGLLWRDFFRFMFKKHSVDYFKDIVEIKEFPQTEEYIRNLQEWKDGNTGNPVVDQYMTELNESGFITHTGRLLVATYLIYILKLNWIDGAGYFEQKLIDYSPASNWGNWAYVAGGGKDTRSKNAFDLDKQIKLLDIEVQDI; encoded by the coding sequence ATGGAATCTAGGAAAATACTTGTCTGGTTTAGAAATGATTTGCGGTTACATGACAACGAAATGTTAGTAGAAGCGATCAGTAAGTCTGATAGTATCCTTCCTGTTTATTTTTTTGATCCTCGCCATTTTGAATGTACTGCTGCAGAAGGAAACAAAGCAGTGCACAACAGATTTCAATTTTTAGCAGAAAGCGTCTCTGCTTTGCGCGAATCATTGAAAAAACTGGGCGGTAATCTTTTGGTCATCACTGGTACTCCCGAAGATCATATTTCTGCACTTGTGGAGCAATATGAAATTGCAGAGGTTTATCACCATAGAGAGGTCGCAACTGAAGAAACTATGGTTTCATCGAATGTAGAAGATTTATTATGGAAATTGAGAATAAACCTGAAACATTTTATTGGGCATACCCTTTACAATAAAGAAGATCTCCCATTTCCTATTAAAGATATTCCTGACGTTTTTTCTCAGTTTAAGAAAAAGACGGAAAGAGATGCCATCGTCAAAGATTGTTTTCCCGCACCTGAACAGATTAATTTTGTGACGGTGGAAGACTGGGGAGAGCTGCCTGAATGCGGCGGTGCTTTTCTGACGAATTTATCTGGTGGTGAAGAAGAGGGAATAAAACATTTACAAGAGTTATTTGCCGCCGGGTCTGAAATTTATATCCGTAGTAGCAAGGCACATGCTGCTCAGCATACTTTCACTTCTAAATTGTCTCCCTGGCTTGCTGTAGGTGCATTGTCTCCAAGAAAAGTATATTGGGCAGTGAAAAACGCCGAACATCAATTTGGGGCTAACAGTCATTTTACGCAATTGATATTAGGCTTGTTGTGGAGAGACTTCTTCAGATTTATGTTCAAAAAGCATAGTGTGGATTATTTCAAGGATATTGTAGAAATAAAGGAATTTCCGCAAACTGAAGAATATATCCGGAATTTACAAGAATGGAAAGACGGAAATACAGGTAATCCTGTTGTGGACCAATATATGACAGAACTAAATGAATCTGGCTTTATTACACATACAGGACGTTTACTGGTGGCTACTTACCTGATTTATATCTTAAAGTTAAACTGGATTGACGGGGCTGGTTATTTTGAACAAAAACTAATTGATTATTCACCGGCCAGCAATTGGGGCAACTGGGCTTATGTAGCAGGAGGCGGAAAAGATACCCGTTCTAAAAATGCGTTTGATTTAGATAAACAAATCAAATTGCTGGATATAGAAGTTCAGGATATTTAA
- a CDS encoding TIGR01777 family oxidoreductase: MNQHILLTGATGMLGKDLIQTLLKRGDRVSILSRKPHQMEQVKVFLWDADQQKIDTSCLEGIDSIIHLAGENISKGKWTDQRKKEIIDSRVLSAQLLFKTLATVPNQVKNFISAAAVGYYGNRGDELLTEESTPGHNFLAECCIQWEKAIDQGQQLNLRIVKIRTGVVLAKNDGALKAMATPISLFAGAPLGSGKQWIPWIHYQDMTRIYLHALDNDSLTGVYNAAAPFPVTNKEMTKAIARQLHRPVWPFNVPEKILQLILGEMSSLVLNSTHTTAQKLESSGFIFKYTQLEQALSDIYGS; encoded by the coding sequence ATGAACCAGCATATTTTACTTACAGGTGCAACCGGCATGCTCGGTAAAGATTTAATTCAAACGCTTTTAAAGCGGGGCGACCGGGTTTCCATCCTTTCCAGAAAGCCACATCAAATGGAGCAGGTAAAAGTATTTTTATGGGATGCAGATCAGCAGAAAATTGATACCTCCTGTTTGGAAGGTATAGATAGTATTATCCATCTTGCCGGCGAAAATATATCCAAAGGGAAATGGACTGATCAGCGCAAAAAAGAGATTATTGACAGCCGGGTTCTTTCTGCACAACTGTTATTTAAAACCCTGGCAACTGTTCCGAATCAGGTCAAAAACTTTATTTCTGCCGCTGCTGTAGGCTATTATGGCAACCGCGGGGATGAACTGTTAACGGAAGAAAGTACCCCTGGACATAATTTCCTTGCAGAGTGCTGTATCCAGTGGGAAAAAGCTATAGATCAGGGGCAGCAATTGAACCTGAGGATAGTAAAAATCAGAACGGGTGTGGTACTGGCAAAAAATGACGGGGCATTAAAAGCCATGGCCACGCCAATCAGCTTATTTGCTGGTGCACCTCTGGGAAGCGGAAAACAATGGATTCCCTGGATTCATTATCAGGATATGACCCGGATCTATCTCCATGCGCTGGATAACGATTCATTAACAGGTGTATACAATGCTGCCGCTCCTTTCCCTGTTACTAATAAAGAAATGACTAAAGCGATCGCCAGGCAGTTACATCGCCCTGTATGGCCATTTAATGTTCCTGAGAAAATATTACAGCTTATTTTAGGAGAGATGAGTTCCCTGGTACTGAACAGTACCCATACCACAGCCCAAAAATTGGAATCCAGCGGATTTATTTTCAAATATACACAGCTGGAACAAGCTTTATCCGATATTTACGGTTCATGA
- a CDS encoding deoxyribodipyrimidine photo-lyase: MKTEINICWLRRDLRLKDNAALYHALKEGIPVLLLFIFDRNILNDLNDPKDARVTFIYRKLKELETTLQQKGSSICIKSGTPEQIWPELLKAYQVKSVYANHDYEPYAMERDDALAEYLRSESVSFQTCKDQVIFEKKEIVKADGKPYTVFTPYFRQWKIKLNDFYLKAYPVEKYQKNLLQTPPFIFPELNTLGFQESDLQFPSASFEHKLAAYEQRRDFPADDATTHLGIHLRFGTVSIREAAAKALNAGADKWLSELAWRDFYMMILSQFPHITTQSFKPAYDQIKWLNREQDFEAWKNGKTGYPIVDAGMNQLNQTGYMHNRVRMIVGSFLTKHLLIDWRWGEAYFAEKLLDYELASNVGGWQWACGCGNDAAPYFRVFNPELQAKKFDPENKYIYKWAPEYKQEKHSQPIVDHAFARERILKVFKEALKS; encoded by the coding sequence ATGAAAACAGAGATAAACATTTGCTGGTTAAGAAGGGATTTAAGGTTAAAAGACAATGCGGCATTATATCATGCACTAAAAGAAGGGATTCCTGTTTTACTGCTTTTTATATTTGACCGTAATATTCTGAATGATCTAAATGATCCGAAGGATGCCAGGGTAACCTTCATCTACCGCAAATTAAAAGAACTGGAAACCACATTGCAGCAAAAAGGCTCTTCCATATGCATCAAATCTGGCACGCCAGAGCAAATCTGGCCGGAATTGCTGAAAGCTTATCAGGTGAAATCAGTTTATGCAAATCATGATTACGAACCTTATGCCATGGAACGCGATGATGCTTTAGCAGAATATCTCCGTTCTGAATCTGTTTCCTTTCAAACCTGTAAGGACCAGGTAATCTTTGAGAAAAAGGAAATCGTAAAAGCTGATGGAAAACCTTATACTGTTTTTACTCCTTATTTCCGTCAATGGAAAATTAAATTAAATGATTTCTATCTTAAAGCCTATCCGGTAGAGAAATACCAGAAAAACCTGTTACAAACTCCACCCTTTATTTTTCCTGAGTTAAATACTTTAGGTTTTCAGGAATCAGATTTACAATTTCCTTCAGCAAGTTTTGAGCATAAATTAGCGGCTTATGAACAAAGGAGAGATTTCCCTGCGGACGATGCGACAACCCATCTGGGTATCCATTTAAGGTTTGGAACGGTCAGTATCAGAGAGGCAGCAGCGAAAGCATTAAATGCTGGTGCTGATAAGTGGCTGTCTGAGCTGGCCTGGAGAGATTTCTACATGATGATTTTATCGCAGTTCCCTCATATCACTACGCAATCTTTTAAACCGGCTTATGATCAGATTAAATGGCTGAACAGGGAACAGGATTTCGAGGCCTGGAAAAATGGTAAAACCGGATATCCTATAGTAGATGCAGGAATGAATCAGCTTAATCAAACAGGTTATATGCATAACCGGGTCAGAATGATCGTGGGAAGTTTCCTGACTAAACACCTGCTGATTGACTGGCGCTGGGGAGAAGCCTATTTTGCAGAAAAGTTACTGGATTATGAACTGGCCAGTAATGTTGGTGGATGGCAGTGGGCTTGCGGTTGCGGCAATGATGCAGCTCCTTATTTCAGGGTATTCAATCCGGAGTTACAAGCGAAGAAATTTGATCCGGAAAATAAGTACATCTATAAATGGGCACCTGAATATAAACAAGAAAAGCACAGCCAACCTATAGTTGACCATGCTTTTGCCAGAGAACGAATTCTCAAAGTATTTAAAGAAGCGTTAAAAAGTTAA
- a CDS encoding FKBP-type peptidyl-prolyl cis-trans isomerase, protein MLKKLSQFTLALIGLTVLFSSCKKTYDSIQVVDGKKIEDYIKANNLTVTPDSLKTGYYYQILNPGTGTALYSTSDSVLYNVSVKGLENGTVYWASSLNGNLGTLGGYTNVLAPVDNTVFSTIGVTALRDVILRLKPGGSARILLPSYLAYGKNGVGTIPSNENIDLTVTTAPEKSQVALDDRIINDIIKKNSLTMIKDPSRVYYSISTPGTGTDKISLSSTLIVNYTLRFADGSVFASSLDGTYSTTLATLIKGWSDIIPGKLTKGGKIRLLIPSDRGYGPLGNAPTLPRNAVLDYDIEIVSVTN, encoded by the coding sequence ATGCTTAAAAAGTTATCACAATTTACTCTTGCCTTGATTGGCTTAACTGTTCTTTTTAGTTCTTGTAAAAAGACTTATGATTCTATTCAGGTTGTAGACGGGAAAAAGATAGAGGATTATATTAAAGCCAACAATCTGACTGTTACTCCGGATTCATTGAAAACGGGTTATTATTATCAGATTCTGAATCCTGGAACTGGCACTGCTTTGTACTCAACCAGTGATTCTGTTTTGTATAATGTTTCGGTAAAAGGACTGGAAAATGGTACAGTGTACTGGGCCTCTTCTTTAAATGGGAATTTAGGTACACTTGGTGGTTATACAAATGTGCTTGCCCCTGTTGATAACACTGTTTTCTCTACAATAGGAGTTACTGCATTGCGTGACGTAATTTTGAGACTTAAACCAGGTGGTTCTGCAAGAATCCTGCTTCCATCTTACCTGGCTTATGGCAAAAATGGTGTTGGGACTATTCCTTCAAATGAAAATATAGATTTGACAGTGACTACTGCGCCGGAGAAATCGCAGGTTGCTTTAGATGACCGTATCATTAATGATATCATTAAAAAGAATAGCCTGACTATGATTAAAGATCCTTCAAGAGTTTATTATAGTATTTCAACTCCAGGTACAGGTACAGATAAAATATCGCTCAGCTCAACGCTGATTGTTAATTATACATTAAGATTTGCTGATGGTAGTGTATTTGCAAGTAGTCTTGATGGTACTTACAGTACAACTTTAGCAACTTTGATCAAAGGTTGGAGTGATATAATTCCTGGTAAATTAACTAAAGGTGGTAAAATACGTCTTCTTATTCCTTCTGATCGTGGTTATGGGCCGCTTGGAAATGCGCCTACGTTACCTAGAAATGCAGTGTTAGATTACGATATAGAAATTGTTAGTGTGACAAATTAA
- a CDS encoding FKBP-type peptidyl-prolyl cis-trans isomerase, protein MLIIAACSFAACKTAPAYDKDAQLAIDDDLIKIYIDSINKTGVDSTRITAKKTAEGLYYQIYSDGKGTATYDPTDTIRLRYTGSTIKHLLYDMTPVVVDSLVPRFVFSSAIEGWQKGLRLIQPGGHIRLIIPSTMAYQNRVVPALQQSNGLPAFLPANSILDFDIKLIEVKKYVPIVQPK, encoded by the coding sequence TTGTTGATAATCGCCGCTTGTTCTTTCGCAGCCTGTAAAACAGCTCCTGCCTATGATAAAGATGCGCAGTTAGCAATTGATGATGATTTGATTAAGATATATATAGATTCAATTAACAAAACGGGGGTTGATTCGACAAGAATAACTGCAAAAAAGACTGCTGAAGGTTTATACTATCAGATTTACAGTGATGGAAAAGGCACTGCAACTTATGATCCTACAGATACCATAAGATTGCGTTATACAGGAAGTACAATCAAACATTTGTTATATGATATGACTCCGGTAGTCGTAGATTCACTGGTGCCAAGATTTGTTTTTAGTTCAGCTATAGAAGGCTGGCAAAAGGGACTCAGACTGATCCAGCCGGGGGGACATATCAGGTTAATCATCCCTTCAACAATGGCTTACCAGAACAGGGTAGTCCCTGCATTGCAGCAAAGTAATGGCTTACCAGCATTTTTGCCTGCAAATTCAATATTAGATTTCGACATTAAATTAATCGAAGTAAAAAAATACGTACCAATAGTCCAACCAAAATAA
- a CDS encoding acyl-CoA dehydrogenase family protein — protein sequence METTDKTKVKGGEFLIKETTYQDVFIPEEFDEEQQMIAQTCRDFLTTEVYPNLDRIDKMEEGLMASLVTKAGELGLLGVSIPEEYGGFGKNFNTSMLVADVIGAGHSFAVAISAHTGIGTLPILYYGNEAQKAKYIPKLGSGEWKAAYCLTEPNSGSDANSGKTKAKLSADGKHYVINGQKMWITNGGFADIFIVFAKIDDDKNLTAFIVEREFGGVTMNPEEHKMGIKGSSTRQVFFNDCAVPVENMLSERENGFKIAVNILNIGRIKLAAAAVGASKAVISTAINYSNERIQFERPISKYGAIRYKIAKMATKVYAVESANYRAGQNIDDAYEALVAGGMDKSKAKLKSTEQFAVECAILKVWGSEALDYVVDEGVQIYGGMGFSADAPMDRAYRDARINRIFEGTNEINRLLTVDMMLKRAMKGELDLMTPATAVAAELMSIPDFGEEDDTLFAAEKKIIQNLKKATLMVAGAAVQKLMMSLSKEQEILMNIADMASYVYVAESVMLRTEKLVSLRGAEACEGQLNMMRIYFVEAVDALQKAGKEALWAFAEGDEQRMMLVGLKRFTKMEPFNVKDARQKVAQQLIAENKYCF from the coding sequence ATGGAAACTACAGACAAAACAAAAGTAAAAGGTGGCGAGTTCCTGATTAAGGAAACCACATACCAGGATGTATTTATTCCTGAAGAATTTGATGAAGAACAGCAAATGATTGCACAAACGTGCAGAGATTTTCTGACAACGGAAGTGTATCCGAATCTGGATCGTATTGACAAAATGGAAGAAGGGCTGATGGCATCATTGGTGACTAAAGCGGGTGAATTAGGTCTGCTGGGTGTTTCTATTCCTGAAGAGTACGGTGGCTTCGGTAAAAACTTTAATACTTCGATGCTGGTTGCTGATGTAATTGGTGCAGGTCATTCATTTGCGGTTGCCATTTCTGCGCATACAGGAATCGGTACTTTGCCTATTCTGTATTATGGAAATGAAGCGCAGAAAGCGAAATATATTCCAAAATTGGGTTCAGGTGAATGGAAAGCAGCTTACTGTTTAACAGAACCGAATTCAGGATCAGATGCTAATTCTGGTAAAACTAAGGCTAAGTTATCAGCAGATGGTAAACATTATGTGATTAACGGACAAAAAATGTGGATCACTAATGGTGGTTTTGCAGATATCTTTATTGTATTCGCGAAAATCGATGATGATAAAAATCTGACTGCATTTATTGTAGAGCGTGAGTTTGGTGGGGTAACGATGAACCCTGAAGAACATAAAATGGGAATTAAAGGGTCGTCAACACGTCAGGTGTTTTTCAACGATTGTGCGGTCCCTGTAGAAAACATGTTGTCAGAACGTGAAAATGGATTTAAGATTGCTGTTAATATTTTAAATATCGGGCGTATTAAATTGGCTGCTGCTGCTGTCGGAGCTTCTAAAGCTGTGATCAGTACTGCGATCAATTACTCAAACGAGCGTATCCAGTTTGAACGCCCTATTTCAAAATATGGTGCCATTCGTTATAAGATTGCTAAAATGGCAACTAAAGTTTATGCCGTAGAGTCTGCCAATTATCGTGCAGGTCAGAATATTGATGATGCTTATGAAGCATTAGTTGCTGGCGGAATGGATAAAAGTAAGGCGAAACTAAAATCTACGGAGCAATTTGCGGTGGAATGTGCGATCCTTAAAGTATGGGGCTCCGAGGCATTGGATTATGTGGTAGATGAAGGAGTTCAGATTTATGGTGGAATGGGCTTCTCGGCCGATGCCCCTATGGACAGAGCATATCGTGATGCAAGGATCAACAGAATTTTTGAAGGAACAAACGAAATCAACAGGTTATTGACTGTTGATATGATGTTGAAAAGAGCAATGAAAGGTGAATTGGACTTAATGACCCCGGCTACTGCTGTAGCTGCTGAATTAATGTCTATTCCAGATTTCGGTGAGGAGGATGATACCCTTTTCGCTGCGGAGAAAAAAATCATTCAGAACTTGAAAAAAGCAACATTAATGGTTGCCGGCGCAGCAGTTCAGAAGTTGATGATGAGTCTTTCTAAAGAACAGGAAATCCTGATGAACATCGCAGATATGGCAAGTTATGTGTATGTAGCGGAGTCAGTGATGCTGAGAACAGAGAAACTGGTTAGTTTAAGAGGTGCTGAAGCTTGCGAAGGGCAGTTAAACATGATGCGTATCTATTTTGTAGAAGCAGTTGATGCTTTGCAAAAAGCTGGAAAAGAAGCTTTATGGGCTTTTGCTGAAGGTGACGAGCAACGAATGATGCTGGTAGGACTAAAAAGATTTACTAAAATGGAACCATTTAATGTGAAAGATGCACGTCAGAAAGTTGCACAACAACTGATTGCTGAGAATAAATATTGTTTTTAA
- a CDS encoding acetyl-CoA C-acyltransferase: MQEAYIIAGLRTAVGKAPRGVFRFTRADDLAAEVIKQLVASVPNLDKDQIDDVIVGNATPEAEQGLNIGRMISLMGLDTVKVPGVTLNRYCASGLDTIATAVAKIKSGMADCIIAGGVEVMSGMPFGGWKVVPNFEVAKKNPDWYWGMGLTAEAVANEYKVSREDQDEFAFRSNMKAVEAIKNGHLKAGVAPITVTENYLDGQQKKKTRSYVVDTDEGPRADTSLDKLAKLKPVFAADGSVTAGNSSQTSDGAAFVIVVSESKLKELGVEPIARLVSYGVVGVPPRIMGIGPIEAIPLALKKAGLTLEQMDLIELNEAFASQSLAVVRTLGINQDVVNVNGGAIALGHPLGCTGAKLSVQLFHELKRRNGKYGMVTMCVGSGQGAAGIFELL; the protein is encoded by the coding sequence ATGCAAGAAGCATATATCATAGCAGGTTTACGTACAGCAGTGGGCAAAGCACCACGTGGCGTATTTCGTTTTACCAGGGCCGATGATCTGGCTGCTGAAGTCATCAAACAATTGGTAGCCTCAGTGCCTAATCTGGATAAAGATCAAATAGATGATGTAATCGTTGGTAATGCAACTCCGGAAGCAGAGCAAGGATTAAATATAGGCCGTATGATTTCCCTGATGGGATTGGATACGGTTAAAGTTCCGGGGGTAACCCTGAACAGGTACTGTGCATCCGGACTGGATACCATAGCTACTGCGGTTGCTAAAATTAAAAGTGGAATGGCAGACTGCATTATTGCCGGTGGTGTAGAAGTGATGTCTGGTATGCCTTTTGGCGGATGGAAAGTCGTTCCTAATTTCGAAGTCGCTAAAAAGAACCCGGATTGGTACTGGGGAATGGGACTTACAGCCGAAGCTGTAGCCAATGAATACAAGGTAAGCAGAGAGGATCAGGATGAGTTTGCTTTCAGGTCAAATATGAAAGCAGTGGAGGCTATAAAGAACGGACATTTAAAAGCTGGAGTAGCCCCAATTACAGTGACAGAAAATTATCTGGATGGTCAGCAGAAAAAGAAGACCAGAAGTTATGTGGTGGATACCGATGAAGGACCGCGCGCGGATACTTCTCTGGACAAGCTGGCTAAACTTAAACCAGTTTTTGCAGCTGATGGAAGTGTAACTGCTGGTAACTCTTCTCAGACTTCGGATGGTGCAGCCTTTGTGATTGTGGTTTCTGAAAGTAAGTTGAAAGAACTGGGTGTTGAACCAATTGCCCGCCTGGTTAGTTATGGTGTGGTGGGTGTTCCGCCAAGAATTATGGGTATTGGCCCGATTGAGGCAATTCCTCTGGCCTTAAAGAAAGCTGGCCTGACTTTAGAACAAATGGACTTAATCGAGCTGAATGAAGCTTTTGCTTCTCAGTCTCTGGCTGTAGTCAGAACTCTAGGGATCAATCAGGATGTGGTGAATGTGAACGGTGGTGCGATTGCTTTAGGCCACCCGCTGGGATGTACAGGTGCAAAACTTTCTGTGCAATTGTTCCATGAGCTGAAACGCAGAAATGGTAAATACGGAATGGTAACGATGTGTGTGGGTAGCGGACAGGGCGCTGCTGGTATTTTTGAACTTCTTTAG